From one Thalassobaculum sp. OXR-137 genomic stretch:
- a CDS encoding nuclear transport factor 2 family protein has translation MPQTHITAETLVDREKIKTLKAQYCRFLDTKQWDRLAGLFLEEATFEGFGSAPTGSTASQFVAGASARLQEALTVHHCHMAEIAFDGPDRARAVWAMVDVVQFLDGREPIEAPGHSGFTGYGHYEDACRRVNGIWYFASKRLSRIRIDPIPRDDPAALTNRLKAHADWIGFAEA, from the coding sequence ATGCCCCAGACGCACATCACCGCCGAGACCTTGGTTGACCGCGAGAAGATCAAGACGCTGAAGGCGCAGTACTGCCGTTTCCTGGATACCAAGCAGTGGGATCGGCTGGCGGGGCTGTTCCTGGAGGAAGCGACCTTCGAGGGGTTCGGGTCGGCCCCGACCGGCTCGACCGCCTCGCAGTTCGTCGCCGGCGCCAGCGCCCGTCTGCAGGAGGCGCTGACGGTGCATCACTGTCACATGGCCGAGATCGCGTTCGACGGGCCGGATCGGGCACGGGCCGTCTGGGCGATGGTCGACGTGGTCCAGTTCCTCGACGGCCGCGAGCCGATCGAGGCGCCCGGCCATAGCGGCTTCACCGGCTACGGCCACTACGAGGATGCCTGCCGCCGCGTCAACGGGATCTGGTACTTCGCCAGCAAGCGTCTGTCGCGAATCCGCATCGACCCGATCCCGCGGGACGATCCGGCAGCCTTGACCAATCGGTTGAAGGCCCATGCGGATTGGATCGGGTTCGCGGAGGCGTGA
- a CDS encoding ATP-binding protein — protein MALSWLSVKPKHQVLIGAAIGLVALIGMVSWDHWHDYNQELDSIESRSRRTSQLLAQHTARVFEGIDSALRETVRIRQEARDGALTPLEIHRTLKAVHGGTPVLKTLGWVDREGNRLATSGSANPPPLNISKTPGFRAVRSLDGPSAESYVSEAFYSSTLQATVFFVGYRMTDKEGTFDGLIYGTVDPSYFRQLFKAADLGLSAVVTLSRSDGRILARYPFDGDPANLQVLEPALDIGVIDEIGSGYLRVEDAASDIDRLVGFAPTGDRRFVLSISVDHAPALAWFKAAFASDFWRLLLAVALLIGVAAALIVQIRQREAVAQRLRDSEGRFRDFAEASGDWFWETDAEHRMVWMSKAVEQASHASRQWHLGKRRIDMCARELMASPSAIQDHQRVLDQHLPFSDFEYPRRSPSGIRWIRTSGVPIFGTDGTFVGYRGTARDITDFIDAKERLRDATNAIPGGFMLFNDADELIYRNAPSQHPTGIGFVERIGDTFETMIRRVVGLGMIEEAQENPEAWIRWRLKRHADANATTLIHINGRAIEMVERKTSDGGRMLLRFDVTDREMAYEEIRRARDAANAANKAKSDFLASMSHELRTPLNAIIGFGEILQRGDLRSLSEKQVTEYSGYIVSSGQLLLSLVNDVLDLSTVEAGQMKVTPQTTHVAQMIERAVTSVRPLAEQREIDLQVEIDDAIGPVLADKQRSIQVLLNLLSNAIKYNTVGGIVRVHVEQDHNHITISVTDSGPGISALKAARLFSPFDRLGAEFGSIEGTGIGLALSKKLAMAMSGQIGYQPAQPNGSTFWLSLPRSREAAPREEIAPASGPEAEPEQAETVGGFTLLCIEDNPINARIVEHAVSSLPDVRFVEAATGLEGVDRATELRPDVIVLDLNLPDISGQEVHALLRANPETRDIPVIALTAAALTDAGAQGKGASFFRYLTKPMDFGIFLSAVQAAISQAAPGDETVEPDGPAGAPFADKLTTDRWIDPERLATLQSITPPEVFAPLLRSACSEIEQRTAEFGNTVIRLDTGELAREIHALRGLCLNIGAPKLAALAGQLEDLAWAGDRAPIEQAASEIKAYGGETVDALTRYLQRAPRTSVNAA, from the coding sequence GTGGCCTTGTCCTGGTTGAGCGTAAAACCGAAGCACCAGGTGCTGATCGGCGCTGCGATCGGCCTGGTGGCGCTCATAGGTATGGTCTCCTGGGACCATTGGCATGACTACAATCAAGAACTCGACTCGATCGAGTCCAGGTCCCGCCGCACGTCGCAACTGCTCGCTCAGCACACCGCCCGTGTCTTCGAAGGCATCGATTCCGCCCTGCGCGAGACGGTTCGGATCCGTCAGGAAGCGCGGGACGGCGCGCTGACACCGCTGGAGATCCACCGGACGCTGAAGGCCGTCCATGGCGGAACGCCTGTACTGAAGACCCTGGGGTGGGTGGATCGGGAGGGAAATCGGCTCGCCACCTCCGGCTCGGCCAATCCGCCCCCGCTGAACATTTCCAAGACACCCGGCTTCAGGGCCGTCCGCAGTCTCGACGGTCCGTCCGCCGAGTCCTACGTGTCGGAGGCGTTCTACTCGTCCACGCTGCAGGCGACCGTATTCTTCGTCGGCTACCGGATGACGGACAAGGAAGGCACGTTCGACGGCCTGATCTACGGAACCGTCGATCCGTCCTATTTCAGGCAACTCTTCAAAGCGGCCGATCTCGGGCTTAGTGCGGTCGTCACCCTGTCGCGCTCCGACGGCCGCATCCTGGCCCGGTACCCTTTCGATGGCGACCCCGCGAACCTGCAGGTTCTCGAGCCGGCGCTGGACATCGGAGTGATCGACGAAATCGGCTCGGGCTATCTACGCGTCGAAGATGCCGCCAGCGACATCGACCGGCTCGTCGGCTTCGCACCGACCGGCGATCGACGGTTCGTTCTATCGATTTCGGTAGACCACGCGCCAGCCCTGGCGTGGTTCAAGGCGGCCTTCGCTTCTGATTTCTGGCGTCTGCTGCTCGCCGTGGCGCTCCTGATCGGCGTGGCCGCCGCCCTGATCGTACAGATCCGGCAGCGCGAAGCTGTCGCCCAGCGGCTGCGCGACAGCGAGGGCAGGTTCCGCGACTTCGCCGAAGCCTCCGGCGACTGGTTCTGGGAAACCGACGCCGAGCATCGCATGGTCTGGATGTCCAAGGCGGTCGAGCAGGCGTCCCACGCCTCGCGGCAGTGGCATTTGGGCAAGCGACGCATCGACATGTGCGCCCGCGAGCTGATGGCCTCGCCCTCGGCGATTCAGGATCACCAACGGGTTCTGGACCAGCACCTTCCATTCTCCGATTTCGAGTATCCCCGGCGCTCGCCCAGCGGCATCCGATGGATCCGGACCAGCGGCGTTCCGATTTTCGGGACGGACGGAACCTTCGTCGGATACCGGGGAACGGCTCGCGACATCACCGACTTCATCGACGCCAAGGAGCGCCTTCGGGACGCCACCAACGCCATCCCGGGCGGCTTCATGCTGTTCAACGACGCCGACGAACTCATCTACCGGAACGCGCCGTCCCAACACCCCACCGGCATCGGCTTCGTTGAGCGCATCGGCGATACGTTCGAAACCATGATCCGACGCGTCGTCGGTCTCGGCATGATCGAGGAGGCCCAGGAGAATCCGGAGGCCTGGATCCGCTGGCGGCTCAAGCGGCACGCCGACGCCAACGCCACCACACTGATCCATATCAACGGCCGGGCCATCGAGATGGTCGAGCGGAAGACCTCCGATGGCGGCCGAATGCTCCTGCGTTTCGACGTTACCGATCGCGAGATGGCGTATGAGGAGATCCGCCGGGCCCGCGATGCCGCCAATGCGGCCAACAAGGCGAAGTCCGACTTCCTGGCCAGCATGAGCCACGAATTGAGGACGCCTCTGAACGCGATTATCGGTTTCGGCGAGATCCTGCAGCGGGGTGATCTCCGCTCGCTCTCCGAGAAGCAGGTCACCGAATACAGCGGCTATATCGTCTCCAGCGGACAGTTGCTGCTCAGTCTGGTCAACGACGTTCTCGACCTTTCGACGGTCGAGGCCGGTCAGATGAAGGTGACACCGCAGACCACCCATGTCGCGCAAATGATCGAGCGGGCGGTCACCAGCGTGCGGCCGTTGGCAGAGCAGCGGGAAATCGACCTGCAGGTCGAGATCGACGACGCGATCGGCCCGGTGCTGGCGGACAAGCAGCGCTCGATCCAGGTGCTGCTGAACCTGCTGTCCAATGCGATCAAGTACAACACCGTCGGCGGCATCGTGCGGGTGCATGTAGAGCAGGACCACAACCACATCACGATCTCCGTCACCGACTCCGGCCCCGGGATCAGTGCGCTGAAGGCGGCGCGGCTGTTTTCCCCGTTCGACCGGCTCGGTGCCGAATTCGGCAGTATCGAGGGTACCGGCATCGGCCTCGCCCTCAGCAAGAAACTGGCGATGGCCATGTCAGGCCAGATCGGCTATCAGCCGGCCCAGCCCAACGGCAGTACCTTCTGGCTGAGCCTGCCGCGCAGCCGCGAGGCCGCGCCGAGGGAGGAGATCGCTCCGGCCTCCGGCCCCGAAGCGGAACCGGAGCAGGCCGAGACCGTCGGGGGTTTCACCCTGCTCTGCATCGAGGACAATCCGATCAACGCGCGGATCGTCGAGCATGCGGTAAGCTCCCTGCCCGATGTCCGGTTCGTGGAAGCGGCCACCGGGCTGGAGGGGGTCGATCGCGCCACGGAGTTGCGACCGGACGTCATCGTGCTGGACCTCAACCTGCCGGATATTTCCGGACAGGAGGTGCACGCCCTTCTCCGCGCCAATCCGGAGACCAGGGATATCCCGGTCATCGCCCTGACCGCGGCTGCCCTGACGGACGCCGGCGCCCAAGGCAAGGGTGCCAGCTTCTTCCGGTATCTGACCAAGCCGATGGACTTCGGGATCTTTCTGAGCGCCGTTCAGGCTGCGATATCCCAGGCCGCGCCGGGCGACGAGACCGTCGAACCGGACGGACCCGCGGGAGCACCGTTTGCCGACAAACTCACCACCGACCGGTGGATCGACCCCGAACGTCTGGCAACGCTGCAGAGCATCACGCCGCCAGAGGTCTTCGCACCGCTCCTCCGCTCCGCCTGCTCCGAGATCGAGCAGCGTACGGCAGAGTTCGGCAACACCGTGATCCGGCTGGATACCGGCGAGCTGGCGCGCGAGATCCACGCGCTCCGCGGCCTGTGCCTGAATATCGGTGCCCCCAAGCTGGCCGCACTTGCCGGCCAGCTGGAGGATCTGGCCTGGGCGGGTGACCGCGCACCGATCGAGCAGGCCGCGTCGGAGATCAAGGCCTACGGCGGTGAGACGGTCGACGCCCTCACCCGGTACCTGCAACGCGCGCCGCGGACCTCCGTCAACGCGGCCTGA
- a CDS encoding calcium/sodium antiporter produces MFDIWLPLLGGLVLLVGGGELLVRGAVQVATRLGVSPLVIGLTLVCFGTSTPELVTSLQAGLAGAPGIAYGNIVGSNISNILLIVGVSALVYPIAVQSGALKRDGGVMVAVAAVFAGLSALLPFGPWIGAILLASLAGYIYLAFRQERVATPDGHGAVYDKSAALQDADPGAVPGAQPAVSLLGSLAIAGLGLGLVVLGGHFLVGGAVSLARGFGISETVIGLTIVAIGTSMPELVTSVMAGIRRQSDVAFGNIVGSNIYNILGIGGMTALVAPGSVPAEIVGFDNLVMVGVSVVMMVFAYTGLRIGRREGALLLAGYGGYLYVIWP; encoded by the coding sequence TTGTTCGATATCTGGTTGCCGCTGCTCGGCGGTCTGGTGCTTCTCGTCGGCGGCGGCGAGTTGCTGGTGCGCGGGGCGGTTCAGGTCGCGACCCGGCTGGGTGTGTCGCCACTCGTCATCGGCCTGACGCTCGTCTGCTTCGGCACCTCGACGCCGGAACTGGTCACCTCGCTCCAGGCTGGTCTCGCCGGTGCGCCGGGCATCGCCTACGGCAACATCGTCGGCTCCAACATCTCCAACATCCTGCTGATCGTCGGCGTCTCGGCCCTGGTCTATCCGATCGCCGTCCAATCCGGCGCCCTGAAGCGGGACGGCGGGGTGATGGTAGCCGTGGCTGCGGTCTTCGCCGGGCTGTCCGCTCTGCTTCCCTTCGGACCGTGGATCGGCGCCATCCTCCTGGCCTCCCTGGCGGGCTACATCTACCTCGCGTTCCGTCAGGAACGGGTCGCCACACCGGACGGCCACGGCGCGGTCTATGACAAGAGCGCCGCGCTGCAGGACGCGGATCCCGGGGCGGTGCCCGGCGCCCAGCCGGCGGTCTCGCTTCTGGGATCCCTGGCGATCGCCGGGTTGGGCCTGGGCCTGGTGGTGCTGGGCGGTCATTTCCTGGTCGGGGGCGCGGTCTCGCTGGCCCGCGGTTTCGGGATCTCGGAGACGGTCATCGGTCTGACCATCGTGGCGATCGGCACGTCGATGCCGGAGCTTGTCACCTCCGTGATGGCGGGTATCCGGCGGCAGAGCGACGTGGCCTTCGGCAATATCGTCGGCTCCAACATCTACAACATCCTCGGTATCGGCGGTATGACCGCCCTGGTCGCGCCGGGCTCGGTGCCGGCCGAGATCGTCGGCTTCGACAATCTGGTCATGGTCGGCGTATCGGTCGTGATGATGGTGTTCGCCTATACCGGCCTGCGGATCGGCCGTCGGGAGGGCGCGTTGCTGCTCGCCGGATACGGCGGCTATCTCTACGTCATCTGGCCGTAA
- a CDS encoding reverse transcriptase domain-containing protein codes for MNSILSECIMEIRKGDPRYDEHSYGYISGKNIIKNSTVHSRKRFVFNIDLEDFFGSINFGRVRGYFINDHYFRLEPDVATIVAQIACYKNSLPQGSPCSPIISNMIGRILDIRLRDLSKKNNIEYSRYVDDITFSSNEKVFPNEIAFQISISDWGVGERLNSEIERSGFKVNEAKVRMSKRQRRQVVTGLTVNDKPNVRRDFLKYTRAMCDNYFNTGRYFINFEKNKIEEFTAGNVLRGRLSHIYYVQQRKDRKNEHNQIYIDKGEFVPPKEMVGLYRNFLLFSYFVKMEKPIIVTEGKTDILYFKKAIRARSEKYRELGVTNSNGIIEYAVDFFNPSMRNQDLLELGVGVIGQKKLIQEFPAIKRNLILI; via the coding sequence TTGAATTCTATTTTATCCGAATGTATTATGGAAATACGGAAGGGGGATCCTCGTTATGATGAACATTCTTACGGATATATTTCTGGAAAAAATATCATAAAAAACTCAACTGTTCACTCGAGGAAAAGATTTGTATTTAATATTGATCTGGAAGATTTTTTTGGGTCAATAAATTTTGGTAGAGTGAGGGGGTATTTTATTAATGATCATTATTTTCGACTTGAGCCGGATGTCGCAACTATAGTTGCACAAATAGCGTGTTATAAAAATTCTTTACCTCAGGGTAGTCCGTGCTCTCCAATTATTTCTAACATGATCGGCAGAATACTTGATATTCGTTTAAGGGATTTGTCTAAAAAAAATAACATTGAGTATTCAAGGTATGTGGATGACATTACGTTTTCGAGTAACGAAAAAGTTTTTCCTAACGAGATAGCATTTCAGATTTCTATTTCTGATTGGGGAGTTGGAGAGCGATTAAATTCAGAAATAGAAAGGTCAGGATTTAAGGTTAATGAAGCTAAAGTAAGGATGTCGAAGAGACAAAGGAGACAGGTTGTTACTGGTTTGACAGTTAATGATAAGCCAAATGTTCGCCGAGATTTTCTAAAATATACGCGTGCAATGTGTGATAATTATTTTAATACTGGAAGGTATTTTATTAATTTTGAAAAAAATAAAATAGAAGAGTTTACCGCTGGTAACGTCCTGCGCGGAAGGCTGTCGCATATTTATTATGTTCAGCAGAGAAAAGATAGAAAAAATGAACACAATCAAATTTATATTGATAAAGGTGAATTTGTACCGCCGAAGGAAATGGTTGGTCTGTATCGAAATTTTCTTCTATTTTCTTATTTTGTTAAAATGGAAAAGCCAATAATAGTTACGGAGGGAAAAACAGATATTTTGTATTTTAAGAAAGCAATCAGAGCGCGGTCTGAGAAATATCGAGAACTTGGAGTAACCAATAGCAATGGAATTATTGAATACGCTGTAGATTTTTTTAACCCATCAATGAGAAATCAGGATTTGCTTGAGTTGGGAGTAGGGGTTATTGGGCAGAAAAAGCTAATTCAAGAATTTCCAGCAATAAAAAGAAATTTAATTTTAATTTAA
- a CDS encoding FAD-binding oxidoreductase, with amino-acid sequence MPAPLVRIETSDTLPSEADVVVIGGGIIGTCTAYYLARRGVAVVLLEKGLIGAEQSSRNWGWCRQQNRDARELPLATRSLALWDALPEELGEDVGFRRCGLTYLTDDEKQLATWSAWCDFARGEGVVTSVMSASELEERTRLTGKSWLGGVWSPSDGTADPARAAPLIAKGVEKFGGTVVQNCAARGLETHAGRVGAVITEKGIIRTSRVVMAGGAWASSFCRQHGVRFPQATVRATVVSVDGARDVPDALFTPDNAITKRANGRVTLAVGGRGELDPTLQTLRFAAPFLPMWLERRKSVYPGSLQGMCWGHETMVRWVMDQPTPMEKARILDPTPSRRAVNETLARAQKVLPGLRDATVSQSWSGYIDSTPDGVPAIGEIEGLPGCFLAAGFSGHGFGIGPGTGYMIADMVTGTPSYVDTNQYRLSRFDKSAWGKVAEF; translated from the coding sequence ATGCCCGCGCCGCTCGTCCGGATCGAGACGTCCGATACCCTGCCGTCCGAGGCCGATGTCGTCGTCATCGGCGGCGGCATCATCGGCACCTGCACCGCCTATTACCTCGCCCGCCGCGGCGTGGCGGTGGTGCTGCTGGAGAAGGGGCTGATCGGCGCCGAGCAGTCGAGCCGGAACTGGGGCTGGTGCCGACAGCAGAACCGCGACGCCCGCGAGCTGCCGCTCGCCACCCGCAGCCTGGCGCTGTGGGACGCGCTGCCGGAGGAGCTGGGCGAGGATGTGGGGTTCCGGCGCTGTGGGCTGACCTATCTGACCGACGACGAGAAGCAGCTCGCCACCTGGAGTGCGTGGTGCGATTTCGCCCGGGGCGAGGGTGTCGTCACCAGCGTGATGTCGGCGTCCGAGCTTGAGGAGCGCACGCGCCTGACCGGCAAGTCATGGCTCGGCGGCGTCTGGTCGCCCTCCGACGGCACCGCCGATCCGGCGCGGGCCGCTCCGCTGATCGCCAAGGGGGTGGAGAAGTTCGGCGGCACCGTCGTCCAGAACTGTGCCGCCCGCGGATTGGAAACCCATGCCGGCCGGGTCGGCGCCGTCATCACCGAAAAGGGCATCATCCGCACCTCCCGGGTCGTCATGGCGGGCGGCGCCTGGGCCTCGTCCTTCTGCCGGCAGCACGGCGTCCGCTTTCCCCAGGCGACCGTGCGGGCGACCGTGGTCTCCGTCGACGGCGCGCGGGACGTCCCGGATGCGCTGTTCACGCCGGATAATGCGATCACCAAACGGGCCAACGGCCGGGTCACCCTGGCCGTCGGTGGCCGGGGCGAGCTCGACCCGACCCTGCAGACCCTGCGCTTCGCCGCCCCGTTCCTGCCGATGTGGCTGGAGCGCCGCAAGTCGGTCTATCCCGGCAGCTTGCAGGGCATGTGCTGGGGGCACGAGACCATGGTGCGCTGGGTGATGGACCAGCCCACGCCGATGGAGAAGGCGCGCATCCTCGACCCGACGCCGTCGCGCCGGGCGGTCAACGAGACGCTGGCACGGGCGCAGAAGGTGCTGCCGGGTCTCCGCGACGCGACCGTGTCGCAGAGCTGGTCGGGCTATATCGACAGCACGCCGGACGGCGTCCCCGCGATCGGGGAGATCGAGGGGCTTCCCGGCTGCTTCCTGGCGGCCGGGTTCAGCGGCCACGGCTTCGGCATCGGACCCGGCACCGGTTACATGATCGCCGACATGGTCACCGGCACGCCGAGCTACGTGGACACCAACCAGTACCGGCTGTCCCGCTTCGACAAGTCGGCATGGGGCAAGGTCGCGGAGTTCTGA
- a CDS encoding dihydroxy-acid dehydratase translates to MKNSRTVLIDRHPGRSAQTIGLARELGTDPELIHEPSVGVVGTKGDSQCYLGVQAKVEAIHQTLKSHVGSEADKLRLRLVQPEYTIATSDGIRNGTREMRYSLIGREVTHDALCEHLEATGLAGTIAVVACDKPPVGTLAAILEHNQPAIIMSDGPIRPGHDPNTGEALDIVSAYQVAGNPDAEFRHHISCHACPGFGSCGGMFTYNTMQTFIGVVGLQPLEMVAPPSDDPRRLTEFPEVLVKHLASMIEKDLKPRDIVVRDSLRNAMIVAMAIGGSTNVTLHAPEIARAAGYADFWKEIITPEEFNHLSQHVVPVLTDARPYGKYSMVDIDAVGGVQVIVRELLEAGLLNGDVLTCTGETLAEQVKRLETKKVDGKVIYPVEKPYKPTGGLRVLGGNLSPDFSAILKLAGVEVGLEDNRFVGKARVFEGEAGLLKALDETPETFENNDMIIVRYEGPSGAPGMPEMLDPTSRITTLCRERGIAVGLMTDARFSGGSVGLVIGHVGPEAALGGPIALIEDGDEIVADLNTNELSCTALDDKATRDARQAKWDKEVADNGGIHPNCGIADTRLLHRARHTAVPATRGGGLHPNREVWVREPRTADRSGFSPKNKYRPQTDKTF, encoded by the coding sequence GTGAAAAACTCAAGAACCGTCCTGATCGACCGCCATCCGGGCCGCTCGGCCCAGACCATCGGGCTCGCCCGCGAGCTCGGCACCGACCCGGAGCTGATCCACGAGCCGTCCGTCGGCGTGGTCGGTACCAAGGGCGACAGCCAGTGCTATCTGGGCGTCCAGGCCAAGGTCGAGGCGATCCACCAGACCCTGAAGAGCCATGTGGGCTCCGAGGCGGACAAGCTGCGCCTGCGCCTCGTGCAGCCGGAATACACGATCGCCACCTCGGACGGCATCCGCAACGGCACCCGGGAGATGCGCTACTCGCTGATCGGCCGCGAAGTCACCCATGACGCGCTGTGCGAGCATCTGGAGGCCACGGGCCTGGCCGGCACCATCGCCGTCGTTGCCTGCGACAAGCCGCCGGTCGGGACGCTCGCCGCGATCCTGGAGCATAACCAGCCGGCCATCATCATGTCCGACGGGCCGATCCGCCCGGGCCACGATCCGAACACCGGCGAGGCCCTGGACATCGTCAGCGCCTATCAGGTCGCCGGCAATCCGGATGCCGAGTTCCGCCACCACATCTCCTGCCACGCCTGCCCGGGCTTCGGCAGCTGCGGCGGCATGTTCACCTACAACACGATGCAGACCTTCATCGGCGTCGTCGGCCTGCAGCCGCTGGAGATGGTTGCGCCGCCGTCGGACGATCCGCGCCGCCTGACCGAGTTCCCGGAAGTGCTGGTCAAGCACCTGGCCAGCATGATCGAGAAGGACCTGAAGCCGCGCGACATCGTGGTCCGCGACAGCCTGCGCAACGCGATGATCGTCGCCATGGCGATCGGCGGGTCGACCAACGTCACCCTGCACGCGCCGGAGATCGCGCGGGCGGCCGGCTACGCCGATTTCTGGAAGGAGATCATCACGCCGGAGGAGTTCAACCACCTGTCCCAGCACGTGGTGCCGGTGCTCACCGATGCCCGGCCCTACGGCAAGTATTCGATGGTCGATATCGACGCCGTCGGCGGCGTGCAGGTGATCGTGCGCGAGCTGCTGGAGGCCGGCCTGCTGAACGGCGACGTGCTGACCTGCACCGGCGAGACCCTGGCCGAGCAGGTCAAGCGGCTGGAGACCAAGAAGGTCGACGGCAAGGTCATCTATCCGGTGGAGAAGCCGTACAAGCCGACCGGCGGCCTGCGGGTGCTGGGCGGCAACCTGTCGCCGGACTTCTCCGCCATCCTGAAGCTCGCCGGCGTCGAGGTCGGGCTGGAGGACAACCGGTTCGTCGGCAAGGCTCGGGTGTTCGAGGGCGAGGCCGGGCTGCTCAAGGCCCTGGACGAAACGCCGGAGACCTTTGAGAACAACGACATGATCATCGTGCGCTACGAGGGGCCGAGCGGCGCGCCGGGCATGCCGGAGATGCTGGATCCGACCTCGCGCATCACCACCCTGTGCCGCGAGCGGGGCATCGCCGTCGGCCTGATGACCGACGCGCGGTTCTCGGGGGGCTCGGTCGGTCTGGTGATCGGTCATGTGGGGCCGGAAGCTGCACTCGGCGGTCCGATCGCGCTGATCGAGGACGGGGACGAGATCGTCGCCGACCTCAACACCAACGAGCTGTCCTGCACCGCCCTGGACGACAAGGCGACGCGGGATGCCCGTCAGGCGAAATGGGACAAGGAGGTCGCCGATAATGGCGGCATCCATCCGAACTGCGGCATCGCCGATACCCGCCTGCTGCACCGTGCTCGCCACACGGCGGTGCCGGCGACCCGCGGCGGCGGTCTGCACCCGAACCGCGAGGTCTGGGTGCGCGAGCCGAGGACGGCCGACCGGTCCGGCTTCTCGCCGAAGAACAAGTATCGCCCGCAGACCGACAAGACGTTCTGA
- a CDS encoding aminotransferase class IV, whose translation MNDLTAPDARTAADSGADFSKGAAFCNGRYVPAGEASISIMDWGFGKSDVTYDVVHVWGGAFFRLEHHLARFEKSMAGLRMSIPYSREAIAGILTDCVRLSGLREAYVAMIATRGVPLPGMPRRPSLMQNRFYCYAIPWIDVIPTDVQERGAHLIVAKTQRISPESVDPTIKNFHWGDLVRAMFEAEDAGVDNAVLLDADGLVTEGPGFNVFMVKDGTVVSPDRGALEGITRQTVFDLCDALGIAWEIRAITADELRAADEIFTSTTAGGVMPAARIDGTILSNDRPGPISARLKETYWDWHREGRDATPIDYG comes from the coding sequence ATGAACGATCTGACCGCGCCCGACGCCCGGACGGCCGCCGATAGCGGCGCAGACTTCTCCAAAGGGGCGGCTTTCTGCAACGGCCGCTACGTCCCCGCCGGCGAGGCGTCGATCTCGATCATGGACTGGGGTTTCGGCAAGTCGGACGTGACCTACGACGTGGTCCATGTCTGGGGCGGCGCCTTCTTTCGCCTGGAGCACCACCTGGCGCGGTTCGAGAAGTCGATGGCCGGGCTTCGCATGTCCATCCCCTACTCCCGCGAAGCGATCGCCGGCATCCTGACCGACTGCGTTCGGCTGTCGGGCCTGCGGGAGGCCTATGTCGCGATGATCGCCACGCGCGGCGTGCCCCTGCCCGGCATGCCGCGCCGCCCGAGCCTGATGCAGAACCGCTTCTATTGCTATGCCATCCCGTGGATCGACGTGATCCCCACCGACGTGCAGGAACGCGGTGCCCACCTGATCGTCGCCAAGACCCAGCGAATCTCGCCGGAAAGCGTCGATCCGACGATCAAAAACTTCCATTGGGGCGATCTGGTCCGCGCCATGTTCGAGGCGGAGGATGCGGGGGTCGACAACGCCGTGCTGCTCGACGCCGACGGGCTGGTGACCGAGGGACCCGGATTCAACGTCTTCATGGTCAAGGACGGTACCGTGGTCTCGCCCGACCGCGGCGCGCTGGAAGGGATCACCCGGCAGACGGTGTTCGATCTGTGCGACGCGCTCGGCATCGCCTGGGAGATTCGCGCCATCACCGCCGACGAGCTCCGCGCCGCCGACGAGATCTTCACCTCGACCACCGCCGGCGGGGTCATGCCGGCGGCGCGCATCGACGGAACGATTCTCTCCAACGATCGGCCCGGTCCGATCTCAGCCCGGCTGAAGGAGACCTACTGGGACTGGCACCGCGAGGGGCGGGACGCCACGCCGATCGACTACGGCTGA
- a CDS encoding polysaccharide deacetylase family protein — protein MFDLTLTFDNGPDPEVTPRVLDILRARGLKATFFVVGKKLEHPDGPALVRAALADGHRIGNHTYTHSIPLGENPAPDLVETEIARTDRVLREAGAKTRLFRPFGGGGNLDGRLLRRAVVDHLTGEGYSCVLWNAIPRDWADPDGWVETALAQCKAQPWTLIVLHDLPTGAMDRLEEFLDKAAALGARFRQDFPDACVPIRDGRIAAPVEPYMSDAA, from the coding sequence ATGTTCGACCTCACCCTTACCTTCGACAACGGCCCTGACCCGGAGGTCACGCCCCGGGTGCTCGACATCCTGCGGGCGCGGGGGCTGAAGGCCACCTTCTTCGTGGTCGGCAAGAAGCTGGAGCATCCGGACGGACCCGCCCTGGTCCGTGCCGCCCTGGCGGACGGACACCGGATCGGCAACCACACCTATACCCACTCCATCCCGCTCGGCGAGAACCCGGCGCCGGATCTGGTCGAGACTGAGATCGCCCGGACCGACCGCGTTCTACGCGAGGCCGGAGCAAAAACCCGGCTGTTCCGGCCGTTCGGCGGCGGCGGCAATCTCGACGGGCGGCTGCTGCGGCGCGCGGTCGTCGACCACCTCACCGGCGAGGGCTATTCCTGCGTGCTGTGGAACGCCATCCCGCGGGACTGGGCCGACCCGGACGGCTGGGTGGAGACGGCACTGGCCCAGTGCAAGGCGCAGCCCTGGACCCTGATCGTGCTGCACGACCTGCCCACCGGGGCCATGGACCGGCTGGAGGAGTTCCTGGACAAGGCCGCCGCACTCGGCGCCCGGTTCCGCCAGGATTTCCCCGATGCCTGCGTGCCGATCCGCGACGGGCGGATCGCGGCACCGGTCGAGCCGTATATGTCCGACGCGGCCTGA